Sequence from the Nymphaea colorata isolate Beijing-Zhang1983 chromosome 9, ASM883128v2, whole genome shotgun sequence genome:
AACCTAGGGCTTCATATTCTGATACAGTTGCATAAGTTAAAGACAGCTGAATACCAGGGAAGCCTTTCTCTCTGCGGGAAGAAAGTTCACCATCATTTATGGATTTCAACTTAATCTTTTTCACTTGATAAGAATTGTTTAATCTGTCTCTGTCAATCTTGCGCTTTAAACCAACCTGACTATCAACATCTCCTACACCCTCTAAGGGCAGGCACGGAGAGATGAGCATTTCTCCTGATGaaactaaagcaaaaagatGAAACATGTCACCACAGTGTAAATCAGCGCCTAGGCAGACACCATCCCCCAtcaaatctctttttctttcacatAGCCATTtggaaaatttctcaaatcttAATCCAGTGCCAACTGGGAAGGGAGAAGAGGATGCACTTTCAAAGAATTTTGGCGTGAGAACAAAGGGTTGACTTCCACGCCCCACAACCTGgtgatgaaagaaaaagaaaattagcaatGAAGATGCATCTAGGACACAATACAATGGCACAACTGCATCAACTCAAAGCAACTAAGATTTCTATTGAGACTACCTTAACACTAAAAAACTGTTCTaaatattcaaatattcatGAAAACCAAACACTTCCAGATATGTTTGCCCTTCTCCATCAAGCATTCTTACAGCCTAACGCAAATTCTAACCGATATCCAGTCAGAGGACATAGAAACATATGTGGACAATGTCAAATATCAACTTCAGCATTATCTCATCAGGACAACAACTAAAAAACATACCACAAACTTTTTTGCTTGAAGGTAATTGAATGCTGCAAATATGTCATGCTCATTATAACGCCGTAAAGTCTCTGCAAGCAACTTGGGCACCTCGGTGGTAGCAGATGAGTTCAGGAAGACAAGTTTGATAAGCTCTACAGCATTGGCAACTGCCAAAGATTTTCGAACTATCTTCTTGACACTATGGCCCCTATTCTGCAGAAGTTTAAGAAATTTTCCTCGTTGCCGAAGATTATTGGATTTGCTCTTTCCAGGTGTAGATAAATATGCTTGACGTCCGTCCCCAGTAGAATGATTTCCTTCTCCAGGAATGGGAGACAAAGAATGTGAATCTTCAACCTGAATGTCCTGGAAGCGAAGAGAAGCACTTCCATTTTCTGTGGGATTGGAGTTAAAATTGTTGACATCATTAGAAACGTGAGCACCTCCCTGCTCGAAAATATCTAAACCTTGAACAGGTTGAGGAACATGGAATAACTCCCTCTGGGTTCGTAATCCGGCTCCTTTAACAGCATGTTTATTCCTCGGCTTGCACCTTAGCACCTCATCAATAGCCACTACAATACACGGGTCTTCAATATCATCCCAACAAGGCTTACCAGGATTCATGTCTGTATTTTCCAAATCACATGAAGAGCTTACCCCAGAAGCCACAAATGAAGATGAATTTTGATGGATAAACGAAGGATCAGCCAACATGGAAATTTGTCTTTCCTCTAGTTCCTTTATGTGTTCAGCATAGCGCTCACCCAGCAGGTTGCACAGATTCATGATAGCCCTTCGAACACTCGAATCACTCTTCAACAAGGCAATTCTGCGCCTGCAACTATCTGCAGGTGCCGGGAGGTCAGGAAGAGAGGCCCAGTCCACACGATGAAACTTTGCACCTTGAGCGGCACGGTATCTTGCATATTGCATTAACAGCTGCCTGAATAGGATACCATAATGATGTTAAGATGACCGAGTGAAATTACTTGAAAAATATTTACTAACATGAGACTAGAAAATATAATCGATTTTGCCAAACAAATCAAGTAATTCTGCATATGGACACATACCTATCAGCTTTTTGAGTCCATTTAAACTTCCTTTGACGAGTAGGCCTTACTTTTGAAAAAGCAAATTGACTAATAAAACTATTAACATCATCAACTTCCTCTTTCAATAAAGATTCTTCAGCAATATTACCATGACTATTGGCAGTTGCATCCAGCTGAGCATCAGAAACTTGCAAGGGAGAATGAAAGATGTCTTTATGATCCTTGTTTGTATCATAATTTTCTTGCAATGAAGAGCCAACTGCCAAATCTTTTTCACCAATATCAGGTTTATTTTCATCCATCAATGAACTATCATACTCTGAGTCTCTCTTCCTTTTGCAAGAAGCTAATCGCTGATGATTACCATGTTGATCAGTCAACATTGACTCTTTCCGTGACTTCTGGAGAGATAACCTTCTATTCTTGTCATATGATACCCGAAGAACCTGCATTGGCATCTACCAATGCTTAAAGGAACAACAACAAAGATAAAAAAGGATAACGGAGGAAAAAAACTGATAAACAGCCAACTTCTAAAAGAAGACTTCTTTGAGCAATAATAGCAATGGTAAcaatccaacaaaaaattaacCCAAGCAGCCAATCCGGCATATTCTAACTTTCCAGCATGCTTCAGTTTGACACTCAGAGGACGACAAACCAGAATGCAAATTAACAAGATAGAAACTAAGCCCAGGTATGTATGGTCATCATTATCTTAAAATTTTTGAGATACGGAACTTTTCCCAAGCCATACCCACTTATCAGAGGCTACAGTTACACATAGTATGAGTGTTGTTAACATTGGTTGGAATCAGCCAATTCGAGTATCGGACTCCTTCCAATTTGATGCTTGGCCCGATTCAATGGTGGTTCAAAATTGGCTGATTTGGACCTAATCAGCCAAAACAAGCTTGTATCAGCTGAGTCAAAGTGAATCGGCATTTGCACACAACAATGTATAGTATATGTTTCTCACAAGGCTTCGAGCCTCATCACTTACTAACAACTTATTGGCAGAACGTCGGTTGCCACTGCATGGCAGCACACTCAAGAAACATTGGCTGCAGCTAACGATGGTTGCAGTGGAATCCATTCAGGCTGCCGGCAAACATTGGTTGCCATAAAGAGGAGTCCAAGGAGCAGGAGGAGTTATCACTCACTCTCACACtcacacacacccacacccacacacaATTTTACACTATCCTAGTCCTAAACGTTTCACTAACAGAATGAGACAAATGAACAACTTCCATTCTTAGGATGTCCACCTGTTTTTTCTACATTTCCCTTTTTCCATCAATAAATGTAAGCAAGATAATCCAACTGTTTCACTTctaaaaggaaagagaagaggagGTAGGGGTGCTGGGACTGCTGCTCGTTTcatgagaaaattaaaaaaagattaactacattgttttcttgtgaattttgtcccagtaaaaaaaacaaaaaaaaacaaaaaatataacatCTTACCCATGGCCTGCAACTTCAAAAGTCGCATGCCGTCCATTTCTATTTATGATACCATGAAATATGGTTCTAAGTTGTAACTAATATTCTGAAAGTTGGTATTGGTCCATTCAAACCATATAAGCCAGTAAACAGAACTTTACTTAAAACCATGGAGATTCCTGTGGGGTACAAGAGGAAGTTTCACACAAATCAAAGCAGGTAATTAGAATTAACGAACTCCTGCATGCTAGAAAAAGTACAAAGTCttgaacagaaaaaaataatccATTGACCACAGAGACAGATGTACGCAATATCAAACTTACCATTTCTACAAGCACCAATGATGTATGAATAGCCACAGAAAAAAACAGCAATTCTTCATATGAGTGCATGGCTTACTCTGAGGAAATTCAATATAAAGGAACTACTGACTTTCCAATGTAGAAATCATATCAGACACgtagattcatagaacttgTTAGAGAACTGTAGACTTCCAGGTGCTATACGCACAAGTAAACTGACCTGTTCCAGGGTAAGATTCAAATCCCTTGCTATCTTAACACAGTCTTTAAAAGGAATTCTTTTTTCAGGCTCATCATTTGAAATACGCTTGAGCAGTTCTGCACGTTGCTCAGAGGTCATAACCCGAACTGAAGACCATGATCTATAATTAAAAGCCTGCAAGAATAAAGTAGGCACTATGTTCCCAATTATAAATGCTAGAATAAAAAAACGCCATGTACGCTGTTTCTTAAgggaaagcaaagaaaaaaaaaagattaattagGATATCAATATACTTATGTATACGTATGTAcacatgcatgtatgtatgtatgtacatatatatgtatatcaccAGTAATAAAAGATCCAAGTCTTTGCAGCCagaaaaaataatggaaaatcaTACTTCTGGAACAGCTGAACCAGGGAAAGCATATCCAGCAGCCGTTGGATCTGCTGCAGAATAACAATATTCCAAGGTTTTCCAATATGCATCCACAGCCTCTCCActagaaaaaccaaaatcatGGCGGAATTTTGGTTTAAGATCACAATGCTCAATGTTTAAACGTGGTCTTGATCTTTGTAAAGGCTCTTCAATATAAGGCTTAAGCTCCATAGCATATTTAAGGACGGCATGTGGAGCTGAATTCACTTCATCATGTCCTTGGTTCACTAATCTAAGCAGCTGCAAGGAGAATACCAGTAAAAAATGAACAGTGAGAAAATATGTAGAATAATTGcaggaaaaataacaaaagttaTCCAAAGTAACTGGTGCATCTTAGTAAGAAACAGTTACAGCAGTCAGAGAGTCAAGATATCAATTTGGAGAATATAAACACAGAAAAAAGTTgcattcttgttattttctatAGAACACTGCTTGAGAAAAGGCATATTACAATGAAAAGGGAAGTGGACAAGAGAAAGTTGGAAAGCATAAGTGAATGGGTGTTTGAGTAAAAAGCATTTACTGTGAGCACTGGTggattaaataaaagaaaaagcaataaTTAACATTCTTAAGGATAacaaaataaccaaaaaaaCATAGTATTTTTTGTTGAACCAGTTACTAAAGTTGAGAATATTTCAGCAAGAAGCAAAAACACCACATCACatatatgagaaagaaaaggagattccactaattttttttcctaaagtAAAGAAATAGATGAAATGATGTGGGTCACAATATATCCATGATCAACTAATACGAGGTTCTTCAACAAGTATTCTACGAAAGAGAGGCAGTTGCATGATAGGTTCAGGGTCTTGCAAGAATACAATTTGCATTACTGTCGCAGATGGATAGGCAGACCTGAAGCAGCAACATTTGGTAAATATTTGGTTTTCTTATCCTCGAGGAGAAATTTCCTTCAAATCCATTTGTATGAAATGGCTTCAAATCCATGTCTTCTAACATAGGGTGAAGACTGCATATGAAATGGCTGCAATACTTGCAAATGTGGTGGTCCAGGACAGGAGGTTAGACATTCTAACATggtttcaaattcattttttacaaaGTTGCAAATTATAGAGCCATTGAAAGAATGGTTGATATTTAATACCTTGAGGCAGAGAAGCCAGAAAGTGCACTCTgaataataattgaaaatattgAAGTTTGTTTTTACTTTCTATTATACTTAACTTTCTGTATCATAACCTATGTTGTTAAGGCATCCAACCCGGGCCTAGGAAGGCCTAGACAAGCCTAGGAAAAAAAGGCAACCAAttctttttaattgtttttagttatgttaatgtatcaagttattttgattaactattaccaatatttgaaatgtggagagtagtaatataacaaacataatcagcttaaacaagcaaaaattaattgttgactttattgaatatgcaaaatcaatagaagaaatgtaacattactcattaaataTAATCTaatacaaggaaaaaataaataaatctaatctctagaagaaggaatgtaaatccgcaagaaggctttaattcatttgtacttaaagaaagatataatatgtttaaaaaattagcAATTCATAATAGTATACATACAAGTACACAACAATAACAATACATGTAAGTACATAACCATGCTAACGTCTACATATAATAGGTATTACAATACTAAATAgtatataacaaattaacagtatatacatataatcaGTTGATGCAATACTGTATAACAGACTGTACATAGTAGTATATACATACAACAAatattacaatacatataacaggaataacaaatataatacaattatatacatataagtttataacaggtataacaaattaacaatacatAAGCTATGTGATACAAGTATGTAACATAAgcatactaatgtatacatataacaggtatgaggtatcacaatactatataacagactaagtaactaacagtatatacatataacagtatatatataACGGCATAATGCCATAAGCAACATAACcatacataaaaatatgtaatcaaacaCAATAAAATACATtacaatatatactcaattaagaaactttatttaaaagaaaaggtgacttttcactttcccatggactaggcatgTTGGCACCTAGGCCAGTCTAGGCGCCAGCTTGGGCGCCAACACATATCCCACacctaagtggtggacttaggcgaTAGGTGTGGACTGACACTTAGTCCATGCCTAGGCGAGGCCTTAGCAACATCAATCATAACTTATATGCCTCATTGTCTCGCTCTTAATTTTCTGTATTATAAGTTGTATGTTTCAttgtctctctctttgttttccttgtttagAATCTTTAGATCAAAGGTGGAATACATTTGGCATAGATGTCACAACATCTATCCATTTGCTCAATGAGCCAAGAATGAAGTGCTAGCTGATGTGAGAGAAACTAGAATTCTTTTAAGCATATCTAGACACAAAAGGAAAGGGCTGGAGCACCCAAGATTGAAAAATCATGTCCCTTAACATTAATTGAGACAAAGGTGATAAAAACAATAGAGCATCGAACAGATTGTTATTATAGCTTTCTTAATCCTTGGCATATTGTCATATATTTGTATTTCTATATTTCTGTGGACAgctgtagaaaaaaaaaaaaagagaatcaaGAAGATGCATCAGGAGTTGATATGACTTTGTTAGCATCAATATATTGATGTATTAGACAAATGAGTGGAAGAAAAGCTTGCTTCCTTAATGTCTATGTCACATAAGTACAGGTACGGCTGCTGGTATGGGTACAGGGAAGCAGGGGTACGGCATTTTCGCCAATCTTGGTATGGTGGTACGGcaatagttatatatttttaattaattatatacatgaaatcagcaaaaaaagtaacataaatataagaaactGATGACATTTTTGTCGTAGATATGTTGTATGAAggtaagaaaggaggaagaggcaTAAGGCAAAAATAGGTTCATTTAAAGTGACATACGTACTATGTATGAGAAAGAATGAGGAAGCATCGTACCTAGGCGTACCGGCATACCAGTATGGCGGTATGGGTACGTGGGCCCTTCCCACGTACCACTATGACTTTGCTTAATGTCAATATGCAGGGTGGAGAGAATTAGATGTTGAAATGCATGTCGAGAGGAAAATGATTATTATGACCACAGCTaaatgaggaagaaagaaatgatCATTCAAAAAGAAATTCAACCTCCATTTACTTGTAGTTTTCCATGATTGATGATACCAAATTTTGGGTCAATGTTTCTCTAAATGACTTTTTATTTGTGACTTTATTTTGATGGTTGCTTGTAACTTATCGTTGTTGTGTGTGACTCAGGAATTTGATGCAAATTTGGTACAATTTGCAAACAATTCTTTGGTTGTGAACTACCCACAACAGAGGAATGAAAAAGAGTTGCTGGATCAGGACAAAAAGGATTTGAAACCTTAACTTGTGGTTTTGGAGACCATTGTTCTAGCATTGGAACCACTCTcccaaaaaagggaaaaaggagaTATTGGGCGAGCATATGTACTAATGTCCAATAATCTGTAATTTTATTGTATTTAGTTTTTTTACCCCATGATAttatttcttcatctcaaaaCTTCTGGAACAAATCTACAAGTAATCACAAGgcaccaaataaaataaagttttattcCCACCAGCTATGAATaaaagcataaaagaaaaatttgtttgaCAAATTTTGTACCTTCAGAAAAATCAGATCTCAGTTTTAACAAAATAGGAAGTACAACTCACCCTTAATCTACGTAGAATGTCAACAAGATTTGAAAGTCTCCCAGTTGCTTGTGTAGACATGAGGCCCTTAAACTCCTCCATTGGAAGCTCACAGAGGCGAAGCCTGTGCTTGCAACTTTCAACTAGCTCCTCAAACCTTTTCGTAGATCCAACAACTTGTAAAAACAGTTCAACTGGCATTGCTTTGGTAGCAGCATcaagagaaaacagaaagacTGAGCTTTGAGAACTTTTAAGTTCAGAACTATCTTCTCCAAAAGCATCATTGGTTTGCCAGTCAGGTAAACTGGTAATGTATCCCCACAAAAAGGTGTGGAATAGCTTCACCCTGACCATCTTGGCAGGAATGTACCCATTAGCATGCATGGATTCCAAAAGAGCAACTGGAGAATCTGATGAAGTGGGAAACTGTGTCCTTTTGACACCAGTCAATATTGGAACAGATTTCTCTTTTTTCGAGCGAGCCACTCCTTGCCCACGAGTTTCCATATCAAAATTCCTTAGCCTTTCATGAATTTTGACCAGAAGGTCTGGTTGTTTCATATTAACAGATGGGTGTAAAATGACTTCGGTCACACGACTATGCCCACAGTTAGTAACAGCAGGCACACTGACTGAAATGCATTTACATTGACCTTCTTCTTGAAGCTTTCCCAATACTCGAGTTAAGGTTTTTCTAGCCAGCATGGTTGGTTTCTCCTCTATGTCCTCAAGCCACCTATGAAGCTCACTAATTATTAGAAACTTCTCCTCCTGcaaaagaaattgaacaaaTATATTAGATCATGTAGAATGAAAAGCCAAAAGATTTGTTGAAGTTTCAAGTGACTAAAACACTAGGATAGCCCGAACTTGCAGGCATGCCCAACTCTTAGACTATAATTAGAAGCACATGACCTTGATCCACCTCATTTACTATCTAGAAAAACAGTGAAAGCATGTCTGCCACAAGGAAGCAAACATGCACAGAGAATATAAATGAGAACGTATTTGGAACTTAAACAACATGAAAATGTAACGTTACTGCTATGGTGGAGCCAAGTCAAAATCAGGGTGGGCAGCACTTCTGTCTTGGGGGCATGGACACTAcatgtgttattttttatgataagAAACAATtctaaataagaaaatgactaaataaagaaaagtgTGCTACCCATTGGAAACAGAGAGACAAAAGAAGTCGATTTGAGCTGATATCAGTTTGGAAGCTAAATTTTCAGAATAAAGAGGTAAATGGGTACTTCTAGATGGAGAGAGCTTAAGAATTCATATTCTGTGCTTCTTCAGTAAATTCTATGTCgggggaaaaaatggaaaaaagaggaCATTgtgcaattgaaaaaaaaagggttttatGAGACATTAAATTTATGTCAACTACATGGCATCCTATCTAGTAGATTTACTATTAGGTTTATATGACAGATGAGAAATGTATAATATAGTATACTGAGTCTCTGTTACTTTATAAGTTATCTAATCGTTGATTCATTTCAAATGTAAACTATGCTTGAGTCCTTGATAAGTGTTCAATCATTTAACATTCCTTAACATCTAATTTTGGTCAAGAAGTCAAAGATATATTTTGAACAAGCTGCTAAAGGTGAATTTGATGAGCAACAAAAAGTATGATGCAGATTCAGAAGGAATgcaacaagaaaacataaataatgcTGACCTTTGAGACAATATATCTACAGCATAACATTGTATTGCAAAAGGAACCACTACTACAACAAATGAATCAAAACCTTCAATCTTTCGAGTATCCTTTGTTCCCTTTGGGCATTCTCTGCAGCCAAAGCAAGCCTTGGGGGCCCATGACCAGCTTGAAGCCTTGATGAATTGTGACCAATCCTCGATTTTACCATGATTCCAGTTGCTCCAGTATCAGGCTCATCCATAACATCATGGGTATTAGTATCATCAAGTTGGTCCTCCAGACTTCCAACTTGAATCAGTTCTTGACTTTTACCCTGAATGTCATCACATTTATGAACTGATTCATGGATCCTGGAAGACAAGCATCCATCCACAGCTGGGGCCATCTCTCCACCATGACCATCTTTTTCGTGTTTGAAATTTTGTGATGCAGTATTGAAATTCCTTGATGTCCAGAAACGATATATCATAGACCTTTTGTAGCTTTCTGGTTGGAGGTGCAAACCAAACCTTGGAACCATATTTGTGAAGCGGTGGTAGTTCTTCTTACTGTTGATCCCAAGCTTTTTACACACCTGCTCATCCCACAAAAAATAACCTCTCAGAATTGGCATAGACATATTCGCGATCAATACACATATACCCATCCAGATGCATAAATGCACATTTCATACTTCATTGAAAGAGTAAaggatttcttgttttgttaAAAGCTGCGGGTTCATCAAAGACATGATAAACATTAGATGAATGACTGTCTAGTCTATGAACTTCAACAGTCAAAATTCACATTAAACAAGTCATCTGTATATCATTTTATAGCTTTTATGGTACAATTTGCATGCTTtagcatatatatgtatgctgAATCTTTTACAGCTTGATTCTATCTATTCAATTACTTGTGTTACACAGGATGGGAGAGGGCAAAATCTTCATTAGTCCATAATCCTATATCAAAGAGGATTACGGTCAGTCcaagaaaattacaaaaggtTCTCAGAAGAAATAAAAGTAACAAAGATAAAATCCTACTATT
This genomic interval carries:
- the LOC116260035 gene encoding uncharacterized protein LOC116260035 isoform X4, which encodes MEGGSESVAGEMRKVCKKLGINSKKNYHRFTNMVPRFGLHLQPESYKRSMIYRFWTSRNFNTASQNFKHEKDGHGGEMAPAVDGCLSSRIHESVHKCDDIQGKSQELIQVGSLEDQLDDTNTHDVMDEPDTGATGIMVKSRIGHNSSRLQAGHGPPRLALAAENAQREQRILERLKEEKFLIISELHRWLEDIEEKPTMLARKTLTRVLGKLQEEGQCKCISVSVPAVTNCGHSRVTEVILHPSVNMKQPDLLVKIHERLRNFDMETRGQGVARSKKEKSVPILTGVKRTQFPTSSDSPVALLESMHANGYIPAKMVRVKLFHTFLWGYITSLPDWQTNDAFGEDSSELKSSQSSVFLFSLDAATKAMPVELFLQVVGSTKRFEELVESCKHRLRLCELPMEEFKGLMSTQATGRLSNLVDILRRLRLLRLVNQGHDEVNSAPHAVLKYAMELKPYIEEPLQRSRPRLNIEHCDLKPKFRHDFGFSSGEAVDAYWKTLEYCYSAADPTAAGYAFPGSAVPEAFNYRSWSSVRVMTSEQRAELLKRISNDEPEKRIPFKDCVKIARDLNLTLEQVLRVSYDKNRRLSLQKSRKESMLTDQHGNHQRLASCKRKRDSEYDSSLMDENKPDIGEKDLAVGSSLQENYDTNKDHKDIFHSPLQVSDAQLDATANSHGNIAEESLLKEEVDDVNSFISQFAFSKVRPTRQRKFKWTQKADRQLLMQYARYRAAQGAKFHRVDWASLPDLPAPADSCRRRIALLKSDSSVRRAIMNLCNLLGERYAEHIKELEERQISMLADPSFIHQNSSSFVASGVSSSCDLENTDMNPGKPCWDDIEDPCIVVAIDEVLRCKPRNKHAVKGAGLRTQRELFHVPQPVQGLDIFEQGGAHVSNDVNNFNSNPTENGSASLRFQDIQVEDSHSLSPIPGEGNHSTGDGRQAYLSTPGKSKSNNLRQRGKFLKLLQNRGHSVKKIVRKSLAVANAVELIKLVFLNSSATTEVPKLLAETLRRYNEHDIFAAFNYLQAKKFVVVGRGSQPFVLTPKFFESASSSPFPVGTGLRFEKFSKWLCERKRDLMGDGVCLGADLHCGDMFHLFALVSSGEMLISPCLPLEGVGDVDSQVGLKRKIDRDRLNNSYQVKKIKLKSINDGELSSRREKGFPGIQLSLTYATVSEYEALGLELNYTQISVSCTGNSNVNTSSQVDSLCEVSSLSSCSGETTHSASSSSNEPSWESMCIFARHYSSMGYSLREDILCPDLFKTAYFAIYKAADQGLTVVEIGLALDMEGTKITELTVDVLRKFGLVVKVNAFDHFRVVATCYGVKYSLGTPSAAHEAHLLHMVRNNEGFLISKENDGDVHCVENLPSVDLSEGHRVTILHGSDIAVPMYDSAQANRELAVVNSHVGKPPSSQRSDSHKECHDKFDELGSFQPILPWLNGDGGKNPVMCDALTRRILGVVMQNPGILEDDLIGQMDVLNPQSCRKLLESLVLDNHLIVRSMHQTTSDSLPSILEAAFGTKSKEPESVYRRHLFANPTSAYLL
- the LOC116260035 gene encoding uncharacterized protein LOC116260035 isoform X5, which translates into the protein MTVCKKLGINSKKNYHRFTNMVPRFGLHLQPESYKRSMIYRFWTSRNFNTASQNFKHEKDGHGGEMAPAVDGCLSSRIHESVHKCDDIQGKSQELIQVGSLEDQLDDTNTHDVMDEPDTGATGIMVKSRIGHNSSRLQAGHGPPRLALAAENAQREQRILERLKEEKFLIISELHRWLEDIEEKPTMLARKTLTRVLGKLQEEGQCKCISVSVPAVTNCGHSRVTEVILHPSVNMKQPDLLVKIHERLRNFDMETRGQGVARSKKEKSVPILTGVKRTQFPTSSDSPVALLESMHANGYIPAKMVRVKLFHTFLWGYITSLPDWQTNDAFGEDSSELKSSQSSVFLFSLDAATKAMPVELFLQVVGSTKRFEELVESCKHRLRLCELPMEEFKGLMSTQATGRLSNLVDILRRLRLLRLVNQGHDEVNSAPHAVLKYAMELKPYIEEPLQRSRPRLNIEHCDLKPKFRHDFGFSSGEAVDAYWKTLEYCYSAADPTAAGYAFPGSAVPEAFNYRSWSSVRVMTSEQRAELLKRISNDEPEKRIPFKDCVKIARDLNLTLEQVLRVSYDKNRRLSLQKSRKESMLTDQHGNHQRLASCKRKRDSEYDSSLMDENKPDIGEKDLAVGSSLQENYDTNKDHKDIFHSPLQVSDAQLDATANSHGNIAEESLLKEEVDDVNSFISQFAFSKVRPTRQRKFKWTQKADRQLLMQYARYRAAQGAKFHRVDWASLPDLPAPADSCRRRIALLKSDSSVRRAIMNLCNLLGERYAEHIKELEERQISMLADPSFIHQNSSSFVASGVSSSCDLENTDMNPGKPCWDDIEDPCIVVAIDEVLRCKPRNKHAVKGAGLRTQRELFHVPQPVQGLDIFEQGGAHVSNDVNNFNSNPTENGSASLRFQDIQVEDSHSLSPIPGEGNHSTGDGRQAYLSTPGKSKSNNLRQRGKFLKLLQNRGHSVKKIVRKSLAVANAVELIKLVFLNSSATTEVPKLLAETLRRYNEHDIFAAFNYLQAKKFVVVGRGSQPFVLTPKFFESASSSPFPVGTGLRFEKFSKWLCERKRDLMGDGVCLGADLHCGDMFHLFALVSSGEMLISPCLPLEGVGDVDSQVGLKRKIDRDRLNNSYQVKKIKLKSINDGELSSRREKGFPGIQLSLTYATVSEYEALGLELNYTQISVSCTGNSNVNTSSQVDSLCEVSSLSSCSGETTHSASSSSNEPSWESMCIFARHYSSMGYSLREDILCPDLFKTAYFAIYKAADQGLTVVEIGLALDMEGTKITELTVDVLRKFGLVVKVNAFDHFRVVATCYGVKYSLGTPSAAHEAHLLHMVRNNEGFLISKENDGDVHCVENLPSVDLSEGHRVTILHGSDIAVPMYDSAQANRELAVVNSHVGKPPSSQRSDSHKECHDKFDELGSFQPILPWLNGDGGKNPVMCDALTRRILGVVMQNPGILEDDLIGQMDVLNPQSCRKLLESLVLDNHLIVRSMHQTTSDSLPSILEAAFGTKSKEPESVYRRHLFANPTSAYLL
- the LOC116260035 gene encoding uncharacterized protein LOC116260035 isoform X3: MLGPRPPVRWTRHEVCKKLGINSKKNYHRFTNMVPRFGLHLQPESYKRSMIYRFWTSRNFNTASQNFKHEKDGHGGEMAPAVDGCLSSRIHESVHKCDDIQGKSQELIQVGSLEDQLDDTNTHDVMDEPDTGATGIMVKSRIGHNSSRLQAGHGPPRLALAAENAQREQRILERLKEEKFLIISELHRWLEDIEEKPTMLARKTLTRVLGKLQEEGQCKCISVSVPAVTNCGHSRVTEVILHPSVNMKQPDLLVKIHERLRNFDMETRGQGVARSKKEKSVPILTGVKRTQFPTSSDSPVALLESMHANGYIPAKMVRVKLFHTFLWGYITSLPDWQTNDAFGEDSSELKSSQSSVFLFSLDAATKAMPVELFLQVVGSTKRFEELVESCKHRLRLCELPMEEFKGLMSTQATGRLSNLVDILRRLRLLRLVNQGHDEVNSAPHAVLKYAMELKPYIEEPLQRSRPRLNIEHCDLKPKFRHDFGFSSGEAVDAYWKTLEYCYSAADPTAAGYAFPGSAVPEAFNYRSWSSVRVMTSEQRAELLKRISNDEPEKRIPFKDCVKIARDLNLTLEQVLRVSYDKNRRLSLQKSRKESMLTDQHGNHQRLASCKRKRDSEYDSSLMDENKPDIGEKDLAVGSSLQENYDTNKDHKDIFHSPLQVSDAQLDATANSHGNIAEESLLKEEVDDVNSFISQFAFSKVRPTRQRKFKWTQKADRQLLMQYARYRAAQGAKFHRVDWASLPDLPAPADSCRRRIALLKSDSSVRRAIMNLCNLLGERYAEHIKELEERQISMLADPSFIHQNSSSFVASGVSSSCDLENTDMNPGKPCWDDIEDPCIVVAIDEVLRCKPRNKHAVKGAGLRTQRELFHVPQPVQGLDIFEQGGAHVSNDVNNFNSNPTENGSASLRFQDIQVEDSHSLSPIPGEGNHSTGDGRQAYLSTPGKSKSNNLRQRGKFLKLLQNRGHSVKKIVRKSLAVANAVELIKLVFLNSSATTEVPKLLAETLRRYNEHDIFAAFNYLQAKKFVVVGRGSQPFVLTPKFFESASSSPFPVGTGLRFEKFSKWLCERKRDLMGDGVCLGADLHCGDMFHLFALVSSGEMLISPCLPLEGVGDVDSQVGLKRKIDRDRLNNSYQVKKIKLKSINDGELSSRREKGFPGIQLSLTYATVSEYEALGLELNYTQISVSCTGNSNVNTSSQVDSLCEVSSLSSCSGETTHSASSSSNEPSWESMCIFARHYSSMGYSLREDILCPDLFKTAYFAIYKAADQGLTVVEIGLALDMEGTKITELTVDVLRKFGLVVKVNAFDHFRVVATCYGVKYSLGTPSAAHEAHLLHMVRNNEGFLISKENDGDVHCVENLPSVDLSEGHRVTILHGSDIAVPMYDSAQANRELAVVNSHVGKPPSSQRSDSHKECHDKFDELGSFQPILPWLNGDGGKNPVMCDALTRRILGVVMQNPGILEDDLIGQMDVLNPQSCRKLLESLVLDNHLIVRSMHQTTSDSLPSILEAAFGTKSKEPESVYRRHLFANPTSAYLL